Below is a window of Perca flavescens isolate YP-PL-M2 chromosome 12, PFLA_1.0, whole genome shotgun sequence DNA.
ccgaatgaagcgttatgtcataaacgtttatgacttgtttatgttttatgacacgttcatgacattGTCaggtcactcttatgtagaaaacttcaagtaaagtgtaaccgaggaaaatatgtgtaacgttactgataaaacctagctagctagcttgccgTTATCAAAGCAGGTGTAAACGTTAACGTTATTAGCGTCAGAAGCAGCTCGGTGTTTCCCAGCCGTCGACGGGTGAATTAAACACTCGGGAGGTTCCGACCAAAGCGAAAGTCTTTAGACACACAAAttgcaaagaaaatacacacttaTTATTCCATTTTTCTTTTCGACAGCATATTACTTACTACTGCTTGACCGGACCGCACGACTCGGTATTGAAGAACCAATGTTTTTCTTCCGGGTTGTGAGATCACGTGACTACGTGACTAGTGACGTTACCGtcaccttttgtttttttaaattatatatatttttttatctatCAACAACAAATTCATACCACAGGGCTTGAATATGTCAAAAACGAACAAAAGCCAATTTTTTCACATAATATAGATTTTATTAAAATACCGCTTGTGTCCTTCGTCTTCGGAACGTGCAGGGTTGTTTGTCTTTACAACCGCTAGATGGCAGCAACTGAGACTGCAGTAGTAGTGTGTACGGCAGGGTAAACGACACACGACAGCACCTCACAATACCTACTGTCTGGGAaattaccatagacagtatatggaAATTACAGAATAATGGGTGATCTATTCTCGGCCATTTGACTTACATGTTAGGCAGACACATCAGGAGGACAGCCGCTCTGTGTTGTTATTGTCCTATCACTGGATCCGGGCTGAGACTTAGAGAGTAAACCGAGCTACTGTTCCCCTGCTGAGATCACAGGCATCAAGGTAGCAGTAGTGTAACTAACTAGTTATACATTAGCAGTAGTAGGCTATTGCAAACCAAGGAGTGGTGaacactgtgacatcactgaccTACTTTTTTTAACAGGCTTTTGGATGACCTCTCGggattatatataattttaatcTATTTGGCCTACCTTGTGATTTTAATTGTACTTTATTTAATATGTTTCATATTTTGTTCTATGTAAAGCATAAAGCATtcgttttatgtaaagcactttgtgatttcttatctgtgaaaagccctatataaatacattttacccTCAGTTCACAGTGGCatgatgatattgtattgcaTGATTTAATGTGAGATGAATTCCTGTTGCCCACTAGGCACTATTCATTTTACATTAATAATGTAAGTCAGTATGACTATAAATGATTATATAACATTGTTAATTCACAGATACTTCATACATGCATTGTAATGCCACCAAATGAGCTGGATGCCAGTTAGAAAGACAGCACTTAAGACCTACTGTAAGTCTGTTGCCACTTTCCAATAATCCACATTCAATAATATATGATGTGATGCAACAGAATTGCTGCTAATTGATTTGGCTAAATTGGCTTGTGGTGAGTTCagtaaaaaaaatctctttttagatttggaaaaaaaaaccttttttctcagaattctgactttaaactcagaactcaatacagttttcacatgtggccctaatcctcttccgtatgTAACTAATTCTTctattatttctgttttattttattcttcttcttattttgtagtttttccaAACCACCTGGTAGCCCTTTCTCCCTGTTGAGGTTGAGAAGAAGGTAGCAGACACACCAGGCCACTAAGATCCTAAATGAGGACACTGCCTCAGACCTCCCCCCCcatcatacacatatatattcaATATCACTGTTTTTAATGCATAAATTGAAGAAACTGAcggattacatttcactggaattgcattttatatgatttcatgtgacaaattgAGTAATTGATTTAATGGATTAACACTTGAAGAGAGATGGCAAAACAAGCCATTTATTGAAATAATCAAAAGAAACTAAAcatgaacacttttttttcccctcaatcAAGCAAAATGTAACAGTTTCCACGTTTGAAAAACACACAGTCAACACTACGTCTCTGTAACACTCCTGCCCAGCTTGATCAGGCAGAGGGCAACGAGCAaaaaacagcagtttttttttttttgttcggAATCTTCTGTAACACATAAACCTTCAGACAGAGAAAAACTGAAATCCAACACATGGCTTTTTAAaatcatatatatacacatacatattttttttcttacagcaTTTAcacatagaagaaaaaaaataaataaaacaaagcaagtACCGCAGAAGAACTCTATCTGTCAATCCAAAGATTAAAAACCATGTAGAAAGAAATGAAAGTGAAGCGTGATGCCAGAACAGTACAATGTTGTCGTCATTAACGCGGACCGTGAGAAGCAGCAGCAGGGTTTCCTGGGTGGGGGGGGACACACACATCGGAACAGCGGATCAGGACAGGAACATGCTAGCACAACCCTGAGCTCAGAGTGAGGTGATGCGGGGAAGGGTCTTTCTCCCAGCGGGGGTTCACTTCACTTCCACTTCAGTCTATTTGGGAAGAAGGGATGCATCCCAAGCTAAACACTTCCTACAACACCCACGTTGCCATTTCGCTGAAAACAGTTTTCACTCACTGTGTATTTAAcccttgtttgttttgttttttttgacgccgtttgtttttgccttttccaacgttttaaattgttaaatttttcttctacacattttcagcgcttatttctacgtctcATATTTTCtggtataaaacaaaaattaaaaacgGGTCtgtttgacccaaagtcaacacaagggttaagacatTTCAAAGCTTGTAAGCCATGCTGATACTTTTTCAGAAGAAGTATACTGTAATGACGCCTGAAAACTGTGATCACTTTTGGTTTCAATGGTGAGTTGTGACtcacaaattaataaatgaaatgaatatgATTTCagagattctgattggtttgtGCGATTGTGCATACTTGTGCTTAAAAAGTATTGTTCcaacaaaaatgatttattacatttttttttttttttttttgctggggAGGTTAAATGGCTTCTTCTTGGGCACAGTGAAGATTAGATGTGCCACTTATGGCACTTTAATTTTTGACTCCCCAAGATACATGAAGTATTAATGGGGGCGTTAGGAAAAAGCAAGGTTATCCGTACCTCGAAGGACTCACTTCAAATCATCTAACCACGCTCTCCCCTACACTATATTTTGTCACTATGTACATCCCAAATCATATACCTGTCAAAATGTAAGAGACTACAGTTGCCACAGATGTCGATGCCTCCGTAGCTCCAATACCACCGAAGTGGTGTTTTGTCAGATACGGCATACTACAATAACGCAGGGAAGTGAAGTAAGCCCGGCAGGGTTGCTGCTGTCGACACACTGAAGCTGACCTGCACAATAGATTTAAAGTTAGACGCGGGGCAGACAAGACACACTGACAGTTGGGAGACGCTGACCGAGGCACTGCATTCACACCGATATGGCTTCAGGCCTTGAGACATGTCAGCCACGTGCAGGCATGTGGACAGATGACAAAAGGTGAGGGTGGAGGTGGACTCGGTAATCCATCCCCCTTCATTATCagggagcacacacacacacacacacacacacacacacacgagggtAAAGCAACAGGTTTTCTTCCTGTGGCTGGCTTTCAGGTGGAGAGAGACAAAACCGAGCTTAGCGCATCGACACGGCCACCACGAACGCAGCCTAAAGTGTTCTTTGATGTAATGCCGAAGCACTGCTGGAGTTCCTCCTCTGCACGTGTGATTGAGGGAATGCGATCTACAGCACAATCAACTTTAAACACGTAAATCTGAAGTgtctttcatatatatatatatatatataaaaaggagcACAATCTCCCTTTCCACCATCCTtgctttactgtactgtaataagTCCTGTAATAGTGAACAGACAGCTTCATTAGTATTGCTTTTAGTGTAGTGCCTGGTGGACTACATAATCACAGATTGTTACCAACATTGTTTTGAAAGGAGAGTTTTGGTGTCCTGCAATATGACTGCTGGAAAAAAAACGCCTGAAGcgttattccttttttttttttattacaaattgACAATGATCATCTTTGTTGAAGGCAACTTCTACACTTGTAAAACTTGTGACTCGTGTGACGTACTGAGGGACTTTTTTTGAATCATCCCACAGATCATTATCATTATCCCCAAGACATTTCACTGGACGCCGGACGACACCAATTTCTAAACGCAGCCATAcggagaaatacagagagagttgtgtggagacttaattagctttgtagaaactcatttggcaatggcttgaatgtaacggacattcaataatataaaaatagttacgcactaaagctttaaatgggCAAACGCACCAGAGTTCATTTGAACTCAACTACCCCAACCAACGCGCCATTAGTGATTCATTATGCCTCCAACAATATTTAGTACATTTAACCATTTGATCAAATCTCACCActtaaataacaacaacaaaaatcccCCAAATGACATGTATTCATTCTTTGAATGTTAAGTGGCAGGGTTCTTTTCAATGTTGAGCCTCTGAATAACCATCTCCAATCACAGAACACTAAAACTCTCCAGTTAAAGGTTTCGTTGGTTCACATGAACAGGTTGATGACAGAATTGTTTATAATGTACGTATGAGCACAATGATATGACGGTGTAACCTTAATGCTGTACGGATAAGTATGCTTGAgagattatattttatattgtgtgtatatctgtccaAATCATTCAGTGTCAACTGTTTCCTTCCTTACTCAGTCATCACACACTACAGGGCCTTCATTTAGCAAATACAATATCTAGCTTAACAAGAGCTAAAGCTAGCTCACCATCACTTGGGTTTCATGAGTTTCTCAACATTTTGCTGTGTCATAGTTTTACAACAACTAACCCATTTAGTTAGGGCTGAAATGTTCCTTCAACAGTCACCTATAACAAAAATATCACCGTAACTGACTGTGTTACGTTCAAACAGTGCACCAGCATTGACTTTCCAATGGGAGTTCTCATTTTTGACAGATAGAGTTCAATATCCGTTTTGCAAATGATGTCAGGAccctttttaaaagtttgtttaaaCCGAGACATCAACACAGTGACATAGGCCTTTCTCAAAGTGGACATCTGACATTTGTGGCCCTGACCATCAAGTAGTGAGCTTCAGTTAACACAGAAGCTATGAGGAGTTAACATAAAGTCGGTTAGCGTTGTCACTTTTTATCTGAAATTCAAAGTACTGTTCAATTGAGGTCAAATGTATTGATCTGTAATGAATTCAAAATTCCGTCTACAAGTGCAACAGCCTTGTAGTCCAGCGGCCGGGGGTATTGGTTAATTCCACTTTGATCTACTAGGCTGTTGTTCTCTTTGCTATCGCAAAACGGTGGTAACTAGAGAGCTATGCTGAACAGGTAATCACGGCACCAAACCATCTTACTAGTAATGGGAAGAAGGATGTTGGATTTGACACCATAGATTTGAAGAAATGGTGGATAAAAGTAAAGCTGTTTGCGGACTGCCTTACGGTAACATTACCACAACAAATCTGCAGTCACCTGTTAAGCTTGTCACTTAGTGAGGCACCGCAAACCAACAAATCATAATACTCTATGATGcttgcaaaaataaatgtgagTGGGTGACCAGCAATTATGaaacttatttatttagaatggcttttaatacataGTAGCGCTGGGAAatttttcctttcttcctcctgCTTTTATGTAACCTTTTCGgattttactgtatgttatgttttattttttttcagattttactgtatgttatgtttattttttttcagattttactgtatgttatgttttttattattggtctttgatacctgctggttgcagTAAAGggcaatataaataaatgttggttGGTTGGTATTATGAGACTTGACCTTAAAAGTCATTATAAAACGCTTTATAATGTGTTACGATAAATTGTATATCAAGCATTTTGAATATTTATGGGCATAAAACACCTTATGACTAAGTGACAGCCCTAACATTGGTCAAAGAAATATGCTGATCAATCCACATAGAAAGCGTTTTTTTTTGAAGGGTTTTTCACGTCAGTCCCTCGCCCCGACTCTTGGAACATACACGCTTCCGTTTTACCACATGTATCAATCCACACTAACTCGGAGACGCACGCGCGTCACCGCAGTACATTTGTACTATGTTTGCACTGTTTGCCTAGCTGGTGTCCTCAGGAGCTGTCGACTGGACAGCTTTGACCGAGAACAGAGATGGCAGAACGAAGGTTGAAGTCAGTGTGGATTGAACAGATAGAGCGCTAGGTAGCTAGCAAGCTATATAGGAAGATAATCCCAATTAAAAAGGCTTCGATTAGTCAAGCCAAATTGTTCTCTGTGAGAAAGGCCTATGATAATTTGTAGTGAGGTGGTCACTTTATGGGTCCTTAGACAATCGCAGTGCATTTTGCTCTTGACAGACTTTGTCCGTCATATTATTCAGTGTCCAGAGAGAAACAGCTTTGTAGTTTCTTTTCAGACACGTCCCGTTGTTTGTCTCTCCAGACGGAACATTTTGTTAACTGTCCAAgttttatttctgtctgttCATAGGGTTCATGTTGTTCTAAACCTAATTGGTTAGAGTCCTTTTCATCATCTCTTTattcatttctaaaaaaaaaattctgttttttCACCAAGTTTGTTAGATGTGTCAGGCTTTCTCTTCcatctattcatccatccatctatgcATTTTCACAATTTCTTTTAGTTCAGCGCCAAGATCACAGTCCCTAAACCTATGAGAAAGTCTGGTCCGTCTATCGATTCTGAAACATGGGGCGGTTTGTCTGTCGTTTAAAGTACATCCTATCCACTGTAGTGCTTGTTTCTAAACGTGTGAGACTTTCTGCGTCTCTCTCGCCTGTTTGATGCTGTACAGCCACTTGATGACTCTCGCGTTTCGCTCCACGGCTGAGATGCCGTAGGGAACGCGCTCTccggcctcctcctcctcgtcctcttcCCCGTCCGACAGCCCGTCGTTGGACGATCGCCGCGACCGGTCACAGTCAGACGAGATCATAGAAGCGGATCGGAAGTTCAGGCTGACGATGTCCGAGTTGGCCCGCGCAAAGTTCTCCGGACCCACCGCCTCCAGCTCCTCTGGGTCCAGGCCGCAGTAGTTAAAAAAGCGTTCCACGTCAGCTCCGGCCCGGGCGTACCGGTCCGACAGGTCCGATTTAGATCTGTGTAGCGAGGAGCGACGAGCCACGGATGAACCAAGCTCGAGCTCCACGTTGGCATCGGTTGAGATATGGGAAGGGCCTCCAAAATCACAAGGTAGCGACTGAGGGGCGATGTTGtcacagagagagggggatggagTTGGACGAGGGGGAGGCAGTGACAAGGAGAGCgcgggaggagggagggaggcggGGTTGGGTTTTGGAGGGAGGGGCGGAGCTGAGGAGCTGCTGGATCGGGCCGCGCGAAGGGGCTTGCCGTTGCACAGCCGCAGGAGGTCGGACGAGGAGTGGGAGGTGAGTAGCGGCGGTAGCGGGGAGCGAGAACGGTCGATGATTCCTTCACCTCGTCTGCTGAGGTTGAGGTTTCCTCCAGGTTGTGGGCTGCGGCGTCCCCCGCCGTTGATCGGAGGAACCTTCAGGGAATGGGAGAAGGACCGCAGGGAGTGGGAGGTGCTCGGACTGGGAGCTAGTTCTGGCGGTTGCTCATTAAGCGCCATTGTAGATCGGTAGGTTAACGGCATCCTAGGAACAGAAAACAGCAAAGATAAATACGTAATGCATTACAAGCGGGTAGGAAGACATAATCAAGTGTGTGGCAAGAGTGTGGATAAAGACATACAGGCTGTAGTTTAccgttttttagttttttagcaTTTTCAACTAAAGTGAACCAAACTCTAGTGCACTTGGAAGCGTCCCGTTTTCAAGCGGACCAGAGTTcgaatgagctttcacaccaaCCCCCAAGCAAACCGGACTATCTGACGAAACGCTCCAGGGTTGGGTTAtttgtcgttcgactggtcatgactgttttcccaagatggcgcctgcttgTATACTGTACGTAAATGCTACGTCTtcataatctatctttttaatagcgattcctttttttttctaagattatttttttggggcattt
It encodes the following:
- the fam110b gene encoding protein FAM110B isoform X2 yields the protein MAKPPAGHTLLAKRGSGISGGGIGGAIPFKASNNNAKSDTCATSSGSSKRENLNLEILKNLLNSSSSSGAGSEGLGGGAKSAVLMRSSGGMARSWTPSGMPLTYRSTMALNEQPPELAPSPSTSHSLRSFSHSLKVPPINGGGRRSPQPGGNLNLSRRGEGIIDRSRSPLPPLLTSHSSSDLLRLCNGKPLRAARSSSSSAPPLPPKPNPASLPPPALSLSLPPPRPTPSPSLCDNIAPQSLPCDFGGPSHISTDANVELELGSSVARRSSLHRSKSDLSDRYARAGADVERFFNYCGLDPEELEAVGPENFARANSDIVSLNFRSASMISSDCDRSRRSSNDGLSDGEEDEEEEAGERVPYGISAVERNARVIKWLYSIKQARETQKVSHV
- the fam110b gene encoding protein FAM110B isoform X1 → MPTETLAPALPDSKAAGPATAFSSTVPLRILNKGPDYFRRQVEPNPKRLSAVERLEADKAKYVKSQEVINAKQEPIKPPVMAKPPAGHTLLAKRGSGISGGGIGGAIPFKASNNNAKSDTCATSSGSSKRENLNLEILKNLLNSSSSSGAGSEGLGGGAKSAVLMRSSGGMARSWTPSGMPLTYRSTMALNEQPPELAPSPSTSHSLRSFSHSLKVPPINGGGRRSPQPGGNLNLSRRGEGIIDRSRSPLPPLLTSHSSSDLLRLCNGKPLRAARSSSSSAPPLPPKPNPASLPPPALSLSLPPPRPTPSPSLCDNIAPQSLPCDFGGPSHISTDANVELELGSSVARRSSLHRSKSDLSDRYARAGADVERFFNYCGLDPEELEAVGPENFARANSDIVSLNFRSASMISSDCDRSRRSSNDGLSDGEEDEEEEAGERVPYGISAVERNARVIKWLYSIKQARETQKVSHV